The genomic region ACGGCTTGAAGAATACACACCGCTCCGGTAAGTATAAATGCGTGCTGCATGGAGGCAGCGATCGCATCCGGGGACAGCTGAAAATTATGTCCAATCGATAACGGAACAACAACGGTATTGGTAAACAGGAAGAAAAACCACTGTATGCCCGCCAAAATCAGTGAAGATACGTCCTTCATATTCTTTTGTGAAAACTGCTCTAGATGTCTGTTCATTCGTTAGGAATATCCTTTCACTGTTCTGTATCATAAATGTAAAGTCGCTTCAGACTTGGGTTAATAGTCGTTCCATTTCGGTATAATGATGCTTGCGCGCATGTTCAAGTGGTGTAATCCCGTCCCGATCCGCGATCTTTGGATCCGCACCATATCGCAAAAGCAAAGCGACAATTTCCTGATGACGTACTCCACCATCTCCCAAAATGACCGCTTCCAGCAAGGCTGTCCACCCCAGGTTGTTGACATGGTTCACATCCACATCGCTGCGTGTCAACAGCAGCTCCACAATGTTCACATGGCCACGATCCGCTGCAGGAATAAGGGCTGTACCGCCGAAACGATTGGTTAACCTTGTATCTGCACCTGCTGTAATCGCTAATTCCACCATGTCATACATACCCTCGGCACTCGCGTATAACAGCGTGTTATCCAATCGTGCATCCTGTAGGTTAATGTCCGCACCGGCGTCAACCAGCATCCTTGCCGTATCTATCTTATTACCGTGTACCGCAGCCATCAGAGCTGTTCTCCCCAATGCATCCTGTTCATTCAACCGGCTACCCTGTGCGATAAATCGAATGACCTCATCGGTATGCCCTGCGTAAGCAGCATCATGTATTGTTCTAACCAAGTTGCTTCATCCTCCAATTCAAGGTCTTTCTCATGCAGTAACATTCATATAGAAACCAAGCCCTGTTAGTCAGGTATGCAAATCTAATGTATAGTAACATAAGATCGTAGTATATTAAAAATACATGTTTTGTTGGCTTTCTATACGAATTACATATACATTGCAGGCAAAGGAGACAACCACTTGGATATCAAACAATGCCGCTATTTCATTGCCATTGCCGAGGAGAAACAGATTACAGCAGCAGCCCGAAGACTGCATATGGCTCAGCCACCTTTAAGTCAGCAGCTTAAGTTAATGGAGGAAGAGCTTGGTGTGATTCTATTTGAACGCAAAGGGCGCATGATGGAGCTAACGCAGGCGGGTCGCAGCTTTTATGATTATGCGGTTACCTTGACCAAATATATGGAGGAAGCTGTAATGGAGATGCAAAGTTTCCGTCACGGCATACGGGGCAAACTCGCCATCGGCATCAATACCATATCGGATCGCCTGATCCCGCAAGCACTTCAGCAGTTCCGCACCACTCACCCACAGGTTACCTATAAAATTCAGCAAAATGAATCTGCGCAATTATGCCGATTGCTGGAAGATGGCAAAGTTGAACTTGCCTGTGTACGCATGCCTGTCCAGACCGAACGCTATGAGGTGCTGCACCTGCCACAGGAGCCCCTTTTCTATATTTCTTCAACACCGCTGGATAGCCCGACAGAGATGGGCGTAGGAGCAGAGATGGGAACTTATTTTGAGCAGCTTACAGGTATCCCTCTCCTGCTTCCAAGTACAGAAGGACTCGGTATGTTCGAGCTGATTTTGGACAAGTTCCGGGAACACCAGGTTACCCCCTCCATCATGGGCGAATGCTCGGACATTAATATGTTGCTGGAGCTGGTCCGACTCGGCTTCGCCAGTTCCATCGTGCCACATACGGTACTGCAACTATACCAAGAGCACCCTTTCCACGTATATCGCATTCAGGATCAGCATTCCACGGTTGGCTCGGCGCTGGTCTGGCTGCAGAACCGCTATCTGTCCAAGCCTGCACAACACTTTGTGCAATTGGTACAGGGAATGCTTCCCGTGATCTAAAAAGCTATAAACAAAAAAAAGCAGCTTTACCGGATCACACTCCGGTGAAGCTGCTTTTTTATACTTATGGTTAAGCTTTAGCTGTGAACAACAAGTCTTTTTCTTTGATCGTAGTGCGACCAGCAGACTCAATGGACTCATATTGATGCATGTTCGTAATAATGACTGGTGTAATCGTTGTGTAACCGGCTTTTTCGATCTGTTCCCGGTCGAACTCCATCAGTACATCACCTACGGCAACCTTCGCACCTGCTTGAACTTTAGGTGAGAAGAATTGACCTTTCAGCTTCACGGTATCAATCCCGATATGAATCAACATTTCTGCGCCTGTATCACTTACCAGACCAATGGCATGTCCACTCTTCGATAACGAGAACACCGTTCCGTTGATCGGAGAAACTACGCGGCCTTCAGATGGTTGAATCGCGAATCCTTTACCCATAATCTCTTCGGAGAATGCAGGGTCTGGCACTTCGCTCAGCGGTTTAACTTCACCCGTGATCGGGCTGAATACTTGCTCATCTTGTGCTTTTGCTTCTTCAGTTACAGCAGGAGCAGAAGTTGTTGCAGCTGGTGTTGCAGGCTCAGCTACTGGTGCAGCTACTGGCTCCGATGCATTTTCTTCTTGGAATCCAAGAATGTACGTCAGTACCGCAGCAGCTACGATAGCAATCAAACCACCTGCCAGGGCATAGAGTAGTGTGCTAACTGCCGGGCTAATAAATGCTGCAATACTTGGCAGACCTACTAGACCTGTAAGTACATAAGCTTTAACATTGACGATCCCCATGAATCCACCTGCGACAGCACCACCGATAAGCGCTGCAATAAATGGTTTTTTGAACTTCATGTTGATACCATACATCGCTGGTTCCGTGATCCCCATAATAGCCGTAAGACCTGTGGAATAAGCAAGCGATTTGGTTTTAGCATTTTTCGATCTGAGACCCACACCAAATGCTGCGCCACCTTGTGCCAAGTTAGCTGCAAACATCAGTGGAATAATAAAGTCGTAACCCAGGGATGTCATCGAACCGACAATGATCGGCAACAGTGCATAGTGCATACCTGTAATGATCAGCAGTGACATCGTACCACCAATCAGGATACTTGCGAAGATGGACATGTTGTCGAACAACCATGAAATACCACCTGACAAACCATTACCAAGAACCGTACCGAGTGGTCCAACAGTCATCAACGTCAGTGGAACCATAATTAATAGCGTAACCGTTGGAACAATAAGAAGCTTCAGTGAAGCATGTGTAACGCGATCAACAGCTTTCTCTACATAAGAAGCAATCCAGATGGCGAGAATGATCGGAATAACCGTAGAAGAATACGTTGCTGCTATAACCTTAATCCCCACAAATGTGGTGTCACCATTGGCAAGCAACGCTGTAATTGTCGGGTGCATAATGCCCGCTGCTAACGCTGCGGCAATATACATATTGCTACCCAGCTTACGTGCTGCACTGATTGCCAGAATGATTGGCAGGAAGTAGAATGCACCGTCACCGATTGCAGACAAAATGATGTAGGTTGAGCTGGTATCGGACAACCACTCCAGGGCTACCAGGATAGCCACGATCCCTTTGATCATACCTGCACCTGTAATTGCTGGCAGAATCGGTGTAAATATGCCGGAAATGAAGTCGAACAGAGCACTTACCGGATTTCTCTTTTTCTTTTCTCCAGTTGAAGCACCAGATGATGCATTATCTGCGTTTGGTGATTTGGACATGTTGCCAACAAGTGCGTTATACACTACAGGTACATCGTTACCGATGATAACCTGGAACTGTCCACCGTTCTCCATCACGCCCATAACGCCCGGTGTATTTTTCAGCGTCGCTTTGTCCGCTTTTTTGTTGTCATTCAGGTTAAATCTGAGTCTTGTCATACAGTGTGTGACTTGATCGACATTCTCTTCGCCACCAACAAGCTTCAAAATATCCTTGGACAATTGTTGTTTATCCATTGTGTTTTGCTCCTTTTATGTGTAATGAAGGTTAAAAAAAAACCTAAACACTGAATAATGACAAAGCAGATCAGCTTATCATTATTCAACGTTTAGGTTTTGCCTTTTTAGCAGTAACAATCCCAATTTTATTCGATTGTTTGTTCATTTCTGACAACTCGTTCAATATGAATGGTCAGATACAGTATTTCTTCCTTGGACAACACCCGATTATAGATCTTACGAGTATAATCACTAATCCTTACTGCACATGCATGTGCTTCCGGATACTGCTTGCTCACCAAGTCATGAAGCGGATTATCTTCTTCTTTATCTTCAATCGCCATTCCTTGCAACACACGTTGGGCAAAGAACTTCAGATGAGTTAAAAATCGATAATAACTCAATGAATCTTCATCAAGCTCAATTACAAAGCTGCGTCTTACAATGTTAAGTATGTCCTTAACGATATTCGTAATGCTGATCGTTTCCCTCATTTCACCGTTCATCTGGGCATTAACCAGATGCATCGCAATGAATGCGCATTCGTCTTCGGGAAGCAGGACACCTAATGTTTCCTCAATAATCTGTAGCGCCTTGAGTCCAATGGCATATTCCTTCCGGTACATGCGCTTGATCTCCCAAAACAGTGCGTTACGGATCTGCAATCCTTGACGATGTCGATCAATAGCAAAATGAATATGATCCGTCAGTGAAATGTAGATGCTTTCATGCAGCTTCTCACCTAACACCGTCTCGGCATAACGGATAATCTCATCCGAGCACTCGACATATTCAACCGGGATATCAGACAGAAGCGTTTTGAGTTTCTGTGATACTTCCTTACTTTCAAGCGAGAATATTTTTTCGACGAGACTCTCGTCTATCGATTCACCAGTATGCTTTTTGAAGGCAATTCCACGTCCCATAACGACCAGTTCGTTTCCTCCCGGATCAATTACGGTAACTACGTTGTTGTTAAGCACCTTCTCAATTTTCATTTCTTCACATCACCTTGCACCGTCAAAGTAGTAAAAGGCAAAACCAAAGCAGGTCACGAAATATGCCCTGCTTCTGGTTTTGCCTGATTGAACAGTAACAATCCAGTATTCATTAGCCTTATGCCCATCTTACCATATAATTATCCATATGACAATGTTTTTGTGAAAGCGGTTAATGTGCGTTAATGTGACATAAGAAGATGCTTTACAACTATGCTTGAAGAACTAGTATTTACTCATTGTTGTTCTTAAGACTTGCGCCATTCGTACTTATAACTTCTTTGTACCAGTGGAATGATTTTTTCTTGTAACGATCCAGTGTTCCTGAACCATCATTATTGCGGTCTACATAGATGAAGCCATAACGTTTCTTCATCTCTGCTGTTGAAGCACTTACCAGGTCAATACAGCCCCATGACGTATAACCCATCACTTCTACGCCATCCTCAAGAGCTTCGCCCACTTGTACCAGGTGGTCATTCAGGTATTGAATACGGTAATCATCGTTCACCGTTTTATTGCCATTTTCGTCGGTAATCAGCTCATCGACTGCACCCAGACCATTTTCGACAATAAACAATGGTTTTTGATAACGATCCCAGTATTTGTTCAAGGTTACGCGCAGTCCTTGCGGATCGATCTGCCAACCCCACTCACTCGCTTTGAGGTAAGGGTTTTGTACACCTGCGAACAGGTTTCCTTTACCTTCGATACGTTTCTCGGGATCACCTGTCTCACAGATACTTACATAGTAACTGAACGAGATAAAGTCTACGGTATGCTTCAGAATTTCAGCATCGCCGTCTTCAAACTTGATATTGATATTATTTGCTTTGAAATAACGATTAATGTATTTCGGATAGTAGCCACGTGCATGGATATCAGCAAAGATATCATTGCGCTGTTCAGCATGCATTGCTGCAACCACATCATCCGGATTCGGAGTCAACGGATACGTAGGCATGCTCAGTACCATACAGCCGATTTTGGCTTCAGGCATAATTTCATGACCCAATTTAACAGCCAAGGCACTGGCTACCAATTCATGATGGATCGCTTGGTACAGATCCTGCTTGGACAGTTCTGCTTTTGGCGTGTAGATTCCGCCGCTCATGAATGGCTCTTCCAGTATGGAGTTGATTTCGTTAAACGTCAGCCAGTATTTTACTTTGCCTTTGAAACGGTTAAACAGCACTGTTACATAGCGCTCGTAGAATTCGATCATTTTACGGTTAACCCAGCCATCATACGTTTTGGACAGATGCAGCGGTGTCTCATAGTGAGAGATCGTTACGAGTGGTTCAATACCGTATTTGTGGCACTCATCGAACAGGTCATCATAGAATTGCAGACCTTTCTCGTTTGGCTCCAGTTCATCGCCTTTAGGGAAGATACGGGACCAAGCGATGGATGTACGGAATACTTTGAAGCCCATTTCGGCAAACAATTTAACATCCTCTTTGTAACGGTTGTAGAAATCGATACCGATCAGTTTCAGGTTATCTTCAGTAGGTGCTTCCGTTCTAGGCGTTGTAATCCCGTGTGGCATTACGTCCTGAACAGACAGGCCTTTGCCATCTGTATTATAAGCTCCTTCAAGTTGGTTGGCTGCTACAGCGCCGCCCCATAGGAAATCCTTCGGAAATGGTGTTGTCATGTCAATCATTCCTCTCTAATAACGGTATTTTAATTCTTTGTCTAAATGCATTACTCTATCCTTTGCCGACAGGAAAAAGCGGACAATCTCCAACTAAAAGGGCCATCAGGAAAATTAGATTCCTTCCATGCCAACTTTTGGGTTAGGTTTTGCCCGCTTTACATGCGGTTACAATCCTGGAAACGAGAGAACTACAGTTGCTCACCATTGCTGGAGATTACGTTTTTGTACCAGTCGAATGAATCCTTTTTGGAACGTTTGAGTGTTCCGTTACCTTCGTCATCCAGATCCACGTAGATGAAACCATAACGTTTGGACATTTCGGAAGTAGACATACTCACAAGGTCAATCGGGCCCCATGCTGTAAATCCAATCAGATCCACACCGTCTTTGATCGCTTCTTTCATTTGTTCAATGTGTTTTTTCAGGTAATCCACACGATAGGAGTCATGGATCGAACCGTCTTCTTCAACACGGTCATATGCGCCCAGACCATTTTCTACGATGAACAATGGTTTCTGGTAACGATCCCAGAAGTTGTTCAGGGTTACGCGCAGACCGATCGGATCGATCTCCCAGCCCCAGTCGGACGCTTCCAGATAAGGGTTTTTCACGCCGCCAGTCAGGTTACCTGCTGTTTCTTCCTTGTCTGCGGATGCAGATTTGGTTACGGACATGTAGTAGCTGAAGGAGATGAAATCAACGGTATTGTTCAGCAAGATCTCATCATCGCCTGCTTCTTTTTGGATCACGATGTTATTTTCTTCAAAATAACGAGCCATGTAGTTCGGGTATTTACCACGAGCATGCATGTCCGTGAAGAAGAGGTTAATCTGATTCTCGTGTTGAGCCAGACGAACATCTACCGGATTACAAGTTGCTGCATAAGTTTCCATACGAGCAAGCATACAACCTACTTGGGAACCAGGCATAATCTCGTGTGCAAGCTTCGTTACCAATGCACTTGCTACAAATTGGTGATGCAGCGCTTGATAAGTGGTTTGTAGCTTGTTGTCCACTTTATCGATCAGAATGCCGCCGCCAGTGTACGGGCTGAACAGCATGACGTTAATTTCATTAAACGTCAGCCAGTATTTTACTTTATTTTTATAACGGTTGAACACCGTTTCTGCATATCGAACATAGTGCTGGATTACTTCACGGCCAGCCCAGCCGTTGTATTTTTGCGTCAAGCCAAGCGGTGTCTCATAGTGAGACAATGTAACGAGCGGCTCGATGCCATATTTCAACAATTCGTCGAATACTTCATCATAGAATTTCAAGCCTGCTTCATTCGGCTCTTGATCATAACCGTTCGGGAAAATACGTGCCCAGTGAATGGACAAACGGAATACTTTGAAGCCCATTTCAGCGAACAATGCAATATCTTCTCTAAAGTGATGGTAGAAATCGATACCAAAACGTTTCGGGAAACGTTCTTCGATTTTGCCGGAGAGGATCTCTTCAATTCGGGAAGAGGAAATTTCCATGGCATGTCCGCCTGTACGCTTCTCTTTAGGAACATGAGCGATCATGTCCGCTGTGGAGAGGCCTTTGCCGTCCTTATCGAATGCACCCTCCAATTGATTGGCAGCTGTAGCGCCGCCCCATAGGAAGTTTTCGGGGAATCCTTTTTTTGCCGTGGTCATGAACAACAACCTCTTTTCGAAATTTATTTTGGTTTTTCCAGGTAAAAAACTGTACTTCAGAGCAGAAAACAAGAAAAACCTAAACTCAAGGTAAAATAGCACCAAAAAAAGGGGCCTTCATTTCACCATCAGTTTAGGTTTTGCCTGTCTTCACAGTTACAATCCATCAAAAGATGTTATTGCATATTCTGTTGTGTTTGCTCTTGTAATGTAAGCGTAACATATCTATTTTGCAAAATCAACTTCACGATTAGTCGAGTTCGTTGGCAGGACTTTGGACCTCCAAATCCGGGATTTTATCCTTTCCTGATCAAACTACGCCAGATAAATACCTTTCATACTCATGTAAATTCACTCCTCGTCTTACAGTTGGTGACCCCGAAAGTCCTATCTCTTACAATTCATCCTAAAGCCGCTTGAAACCACCCTTGGAACAGGTAGACTTAATTTTAAATGTTTTTTCGGGGGAAAGACTATTCTAGGAGGATTTAGAAATGACACATGAAGAAAACACATCCGGTTGGGACGCGATTGATCAAGCGATCGGAGAACTGTACGGAGAACAGGAGCCACATCATTATGGCACATCCATTCCTTATATGCTTGGAGGTCCGGACCCGCTCGACGGCATCAGCGTGTATTCGGCGAACACACCTATGCCTCACTGGCATTTTGTCACATATGGTTTCTCTGAATTATATGAGAAAGAATCCGATCAATTATCACAAAGTGGATATGGATTCGAGATTACATTTCGTCTTACACGTGGCGAAGAAGAGAACGAACCTCCAGCCTGGGCACTGAATCTATTACAAAATATGGGACGATACGTCTTCAATAGTGGAAATGTCTTCCGCGCAGGCGATTACATGGATGCCAATGGCCCCATCTGCTTGGCGTCTGATACCCTGCTGACAGCGCTCGCTTTTATTGAGGACCCTGACCTGCCCGAGATATCAACACCTAATGGTTCAGTGCAATTTGTTCAAATGGTTGGCATTACAGGTCGAGAACTGGAAATGATTCAAACGTGGAACGCTCGCGGCTTCCTGTCTGCCTGCTCCAGTTTCATGCCCAAATATGTGACGGATCTGATGCGAAATTCGTACGCAGATATTCCTTCTGTTATACAGGCAGTCCAGCTTGGAATCGAACAGGATGGCTCAAGCACAGCGTTTTTATTCATACAACAACTGGGCTGGGAGTCCCCGCGCAAAAAAATGCTGCAAAAAACGGTTCCGGCCAAACTCCAGCTTGGAGCCAATCAGGCCGTTTTGATTGGCAACATTCTTCGCAGCCGAATGTCAAAAGGTGAATCTCTGTCGTTGATCGGACCGGATGTAAATATCATGTTCAAAGCCGGAGAACAGCCTG from Paenibacillus sp. FSL R5-0341 harbors:
- a CDS encoding glycoside hydrolase family 1 protein, giving the protein MDMTTPFPKDFLWGGAVAANQLEGAYNTDGKGLSVQDVMPHGITTPRTEAPTEDNLKLIGIDFYNRYKEDVKLFAEMGFKVFRTSIAWSRIFPKGDELEPNEKGLQFYDDLFDECHKYGIEPLVTISHYETPLHLSKTYDGWVNRKMIEFYERYVTVLFNRFKGKVKYWLTFNEINSILEEPFMSGGIYTPKAELSKQDLYQAIHHELVASALAVKLGHEIMPEAKIGCMVLSMPTYPLTPNPDDVVAAMHAEQRNDIFADIHARGYYPKYINRYFKANNINIKFEDGDAEILKHTVDFISFSYYVSICETGDPEKRIEGKGNLFAGVQNPYLKASEWGWQIDPQGLRVTLNKYWDRYQKPLFIVENGLGAVDELITDENGNKTVNDDYRIQYLNDHLVQVGEALEDGVEVMGYTSWGCIDLVSASTAEMKKRYGFIYVDRNNDGSGTLDRYKKKSFHWYKEVISTNGASLKNNNE
- a CDS encoding LysR family transcriptional regulator, producing the protein MDIKQCRYFIAIAEEKQITAAARRLHMAQPPLSQQLKLMEEELGVILFERKGRMMELTQAGRSFYDYAVTLTKYMEEAVMEMQSFRHGIRGKLAIGINTISDRLIPQALQQFRTTHPQVTYKIQQNESAQLCRLLEDGKVELACVRMPVQTERYEVLHLPQEPLFYISSTPLDSPTEMGVGAEMGTYFEQLTGIPLLLPSTEGLGMFELILDKFREHQVTPSIMGECSDINMLLELVRLGFASSIVPHTVLQLYQEHPFHVYRIQDQHSTVGSALVWLQNRYLSKPAQHFVQLVQGMLPVI
- a CDS encoding beta-glucoside-specific PTS transporter subunit IIABC; this translates as MDKQQLSKDILKLVGGEENVDQVTHCMTRLRFNLNDNKKADKATLKNTPGVMGVMENGGQFQVIIGNDVPVVYNALVGNMSKSPNADNASSGASTGEKKKRNPVSALFDFISGIFTPILPAITGAGMIKGIVAILVALEWLSDTSSTYIILSAIGDGAFYFLPIILAISAARKLGSNMYIAAALAAGIMHPTITALLANGDTTFVGIKVIAATYSSTVIPIILAIWIASYVEKAVDRVTHASLKLLIVPTVTLLIMVPLTLMTVGPLGTVLGNGLSGGISWLFDNMSIFASILIGGTMSLLIITGMHYALLPIIVGSMTSLGYDFIIPLMFAANLAQGGAAFGVGLRSKNAKTKSLAYSTGLTAIMGITEPAMYGINMKFKKPFIAALIGGAVAGGFMGIVNVKAYVLTGLVGLPSIAAFISPAVSTLLYALAGGLIAIVAAAVLTYILGFQEENASEPVAAPVAEPATPAATTSAPAVTEEAKAQDEQVFSPITGEVKPLSEVPDPAFSEEIMGKGFAIQPSEGRVVSPINGTVFSLSKSGHAIGLVSDTGAEMLIHIGIDTVKLKGQFFSPKVQAGAKVAVGDVLMEFDREQIEKAGYTTITPVIITNMHQYESIESAGRTTIKEKDLLFTAKA
- a CDS encoding PRD domain-containing protein → MKIEKVLNNNVVTVIDPGGNELVVMGRGIAFKKHTGESIDESLVEKIFSLESKEVSQKLKTLLSDIPVEYVECSDEIIRYAETVLGEKLHESIYISLTDHIHFAIDRHRQGLQIRNALFWEIKRMYRKEYAIGLKALQIIEETLGVLLPEDECAFIAMHLVNAQMNGEMRETISITNIVKDILNIVRRSFVIELDEDSLSYYRFLTHLKFFAQRVLQGMAIEDKEEDNPLHDLVSKQYPEAHACAVRISDYTRKIYNRVLSKEEILYLTIHIERVVRNEQTIE
- a CDS encoding glycoside hydrolase family 1 protein — protein: MTTAKKGFPENFLWGGATAANQLEGAFDKDGKGLSTADMIAHVPKEKRTGGHAMEISSSRIEEILSGKIEERFPKRFGIDFYHHFREDIALFAEMGFKVFRLSIHWARIFPNGYDQEPNEAGLKFYDEVFDELLKYGIEPLVTLSHYETPLGLTQKYNGWAGREVIQHYVRYAETVFNRYKNKVKYWLTFNEINVMLFSPYTGGGILIDKVDNKLQTTYQALHHQFVASALVTKLAHEIMPGSQVGCMLARMETYAATCNPVDVRLAQHENQINLFFTDMHARGKYPNYMARYFEENNIVIQKEAGDDEILLNNTVDFISFSYYMSVTKSASADKEETAGNLTGGVKNPYLEASDWGWEIDPIGLRVTLNNFWDRYQKPLFIVENGLGAYDRVEEDGSIHDSYRVDYLKKHIEQMKEAIKDGVDLIGFTAWGPIDLVSMSTSEMSKRYGFIYVDLDDEGNGTLKRSKKDSFDWYKNVISSNGEQL
- a CDS encoding ankyrin repeat domain-containing protein — encoded protein: MVRTIHDAAYAGHTDEVIRFIAQGSRLNEQDALGRTALMAAVHGNKIDTARMLVDAGADINLQDARLDNTLLYASAEGMYDMVELAITAGADTRLTNRFGGTALIPAADRGHVNIVELLLTRSDVDVNHVNNLGWTALLEAVILGDGGVRHQEIVALLLRYGADPKIADRDGITPLEHARKHHYTEMERLLTQV
- a CDS encoding suppressor of fused domain protein, encoding MTHEENTSGWDAIDQAIGELYGEQEPHHYGTSIPYMLGGPDPLDGISVYSANTPMPHWHFVTYGFSELYEKESDQLSQSGYGFEITFRLTRGEEENEPPAWALNLLQNMGRYVFNSGNVFRAGDYMDANGPICLASDTLLTALAFIEDPDLPEISTPNGSVQFVQMVGITGRELEMIQTWNARGFLSACSSFMPKYVTDLMRNSYADIPSVIQAVQLGIEQDGSSTAFLFIQQLGWESPRKKMLQKTVPAKLQLGANQAVLIGNILRSRMSKGESLSLIGPDVNIMFKAGEQPASLESDRQITLTVNKQVVEELAQNLHPVEGTFEIISLDRLLVQIVKTEIKDQEGHVIKTIG